A window from Dermacentor albipictus isolate Rhodes 1998 colony chromosome 10, USDA_Dalb.pri_finalv2, whole genome shotgun sequence encodes these proteins:
- the LOC135917877 gene encoding uncharacterized protein: MTTKDVEALCVRLGQLSADELHSLDDVKAPWLSRLKGKTVVNAVNRIQCSLDAVNYWEHRLAYVAWLYCWLMRRDRLSPWLLYRFDVPAATVDCSELLGHLVSSMMEPISNTTAMQASEGGALHACLLTMEPGFEPHDHKLLCLCLWPGLPFVAAHSTGLRIQRRLMITLGRALREIPVEVVGGVYRDLSSVFGAAMRYCSDPLEHRMTDRTERQTTTEEERQQGR; this comes from the exons ATGACAACCAAGGACGTGGAGGCTCTCTGCGTTCGTCTCGGCCAGCTGTCAGCGGACGAACTGCACTCTCTCGATGACGTCAAAGCGCCCTGGCTTTCTCGGCTCAAAGGCAAAACAGTGGTAAATGCCGTCAACAGGATTCAGTGCTCTCTCGATGCCGTCAACTATTGGGAGCATCGGCTCGCTTACGTCGCCTGGCTGTATTGCTGGCTCATGCGGCGGGACAGGCTTAGCCCTTGGCTTCTGTACCGCTTTGACGTCCCTGCCGCTACAGTTGACTGTTCCGAGCTTCTGGGACACTTGGTTTCTTCGATGATGGAGCCTATCTCCAACACGACGGCCATGCAGGCTAGTGAAGGAGGTGCCTTGCACGCCTGTCTTCTGACCATGGAGCCAGGATTTGAGCCGCACGACCACAAGTTACTGTGCTTGTGCCTCTGGCCCGGATTGCCCTTCGTGGCCGCCCATTCGACGGGACTGAGGATCCAGCGCCGGCTGATGATCACGCTCGGCCGTGCGCTGCGCGAAATTCCAGTCGAAGTGGTGGGTGGTGTTTACAGAGACCTGAGTTCCGTGTTTGGTGCGGCCATGCGTTATTGCAGCGACCCGCTCGAGCATCGGATGACCGACAGAACTG AACGCCAAACCACCACCGAAGAAGAGCGGCAACAGGGGCGATAA